Within Pseudomonas tructae, the genomic segment TGGATGTATTCACCACCCACTACCTGAGCGCCAAGCATCAACTGCCGCTGGATGAGCAGGATAGCGTGCACCAGCGTTTGCATACCTTCCTATAGTACAAGGGGCAGGCGCGTCACTTTGCTTCATAATGGATGGATTGGTGGCCAGGGTGGGCGAGCATGGCGGGTGTTGAACTTGACCACCCGGTCCTGGCTCGGCATCCTTGGCGCCGATTCGGGCACAACGAAGGCTTGAAACGCTGTTTTTCCGGGCCTCGATGTGCCTTTTGGGTCTGCGGCGTTGCCGCAAGCCTCGTGTTGCCCGCCAGGCGCTTATCCTTCCTTCCTGCGCCTGCACAGAACAGGATCATTAGATCGATGGCCACATACGAAATCCTGATTGCCGATGACCACCCGCTGTTTCGCAGTGCGCTGCGCCAGGCCGTTACCCTGGGCCTGGGCCCGGATGTGCGCCTGGTAGAAGTGGCGAGCATCGCCGAGCTGGAAACCCGCCTGAGCGAGAAGGCCGACTGGGACCTGGTGCTGCTGGACCTGAACATGCCGGGCGCTTACGGGTTTTCCGGGCTGGTGCTGTTGCGCGGGCAGTACCCGCAGATTCCGGTGGTGATGGTGTCGGCGCAGGAAGAAGCGGCGGTAGTGGTCAAGTCGCGGGAGTTCGGCGCCAGTGGTTTCATTCCCAAATCAAGCTCGCTGGAAGTGATTCAGGACGCTGTGCAGAAGATCCTTGACGGTGAGGTCTGGTGGCCCCCGCAGGCGTTTGAGAAAGTCGATGTGTCC encodes:
- the erdR gene encoding response regulator transcription factor ErdR — protein: MATYEILIADDHPLFRSALRQAVTLGLGPDVRLVEVASIAELETRLSEKADWDLVLLDLNMPGAYGFSGLVLLRGQYPQIPVVMVSAQEEAAVVVKSREFGASGFIPKSSSLEVIQDAVQKILDGEVWWPPQAFEKVDVSAEAKAASEGLASLTPQQFRVLTMVCEGLLNKQIAYELSVSEATIKAHVTAIFRKLGVRTRTQAALLLQQLESVSAS